From a region of the Sinorhizobium chiapasense genome:
- a CDS encoding hydantoinase B/oxoprolinase family protein — MSNVVLRAGRSGVLNRAKDLSCAIVTADGELLSAADSLPIHVLSGPDLMAKAMMSFHPELRPGDAFLHNSPYHGCSHAADHTILAPVIDAEGVHRFTVVVKAHQADIGNSAPTTYFATAKDVYEEGALLFPAVRVQSNYQDIDDIIRMCRLRIRVPNQWYGDYLAMVGAARAGEQELLALGAEIGWDVISEFQTQWLEYSRTRMLEAIAKLPEMVSSGQSHHDPMFGTPPTGVDVAATVVISPNSGRITVDLRDNIAAMNCGLNVSEACAKTAAMIGVFNCLDAEIPKNAGSFSCIDVLIEDGSAIGGAKHPNSLSVSTTNLADRVVAAVHMALSKIVPEQAVAEIGAVNPPHKGVISGTDPRTKTPFINQLFLGSTGGPASSFGDGWLTYSHAGNAGISFVESVEMTEMHHPLRILCRELVPDSEGAGCFTGAPCLEVEFQPTLSPMTLAYVSDGTFSAAQGVCGGLAGSTAAQHVRDEAGHLNEIAPVGQMTVKPQQSILSRTAAGGGYGDPLDRECDQVLQDLASGLLTLERAESIYGVVAREGVLDERATAKLRTVKGSNENAGSDKSTPDRLAGPMEATDGTL, encoded by the coding sequence ATGTCAAATGTGGTTTTGCGGGCCGGGCGCTCGGGCGTCCTCAATCGCGCGAAGGATCTTTCATGCGCAATCGTCACGGCTGACGGAGAATTGCTCAGCGCAGCCGATAGTCTTCCAATCCACGTCTTAAGCGGACCAGACTTGATGGCTAAGGCGATGATGAGTTTCCATCCAGAGTTACGGCCAGGCGACGCATTTTTGCACAACTCACCTTATCATGGCTGCAGCCATGCAGCGGATCATACAATCCTTGCGCCGGTGATCGATGCAGAGGGTGTTCACCGATTCACAGTCGTCGTGAAGGCCCATCAAGCAGACATTGGAAATAGCGCACCCACCACCTATTTCGCGACTGCTAAGGATGTATACGAGGAGGGTGCTCTTCTATTTCCGGCAGTTCGCGTCCAAAGCAATTACCAAGACATAGACGACATAATCCGAATGTGCCGCCTGAGAATCCGCGTGCCAAACCAATGGTACGGTGACTATCTGGCCATGGTCGGCGCCGCCCGCGCGGGGGAACAGGAGCTCCTCGCCCTTGGTGCTGAAATTGGCTGGGATGTGATTAGCGAGTTTCAGACCCAATGGCTGGAATACAGCCGCACCCGGATGCTTGAAGCAATCGCCAAGCTCCCGGAAATGGTTTCAAGTGGTCAAAGCCATCACGATCCGATGTTTGGAACACCTCCGACCGGAGTTGATGTCGCTGCAACGGTAGTGATCTCCCCTAACTCCGGACGCATTACGGTCGACCTGAGAGATAATATTGCGGCGATGAACTGCGGGCTGAACGTCAGCGAGGCCTGCGCAAAGACCGCTGCGATGATTGGCGTGTTTAACTGCTTAGATGCAGAGATACCAAAGAATGCTGGTAGTTTTAGTTGCATCGACGTCCTAATTGAAGACGGCTCGGCAATCGGTGGCGCAAAGCATCCAAACAGTCTTTCCGTTTCCACAACCAACTTAGCCGACAGGGTTGTGGCGGCGGTGCATATGGCTCTTTCAAAGATCGTACCAGAACAGGCTGTAGCGGAAATCGGCGCGGTCAACCCTCCTCACAAAGGCGTTATATCAGGAACCGACCCGCGAACGAAAACTCCTTTCATAAACCAGCTCTTTCTAGGTAGCACGGGAGGCCCTGCATCATCCTTTGGCGATGGCTGGTTGACCTATTCACACGCTGGAAATGCAGGAATCTCCTTCGTCGAAAGCGTGGAAATGACGGAAATGCACCATCCTCTACGGATATTGTGCCGCGAATTGGTCCCGGATAGCGAGGGCGCCGGTTGCTTTACCGGCGCTCCGTGTCTGGAAGTGGAGTTTCAACCCACTTTGTCGCCGATGACCTTGGCCTACGTCAGTGATGGCACTTTTAGTGCCGCGCAAGGTGTGTGCGGTGGTCTTGCGGGAAGCACCGCAGCACAACACGTCCGCGACGAGGCGGGACATCTGAATGAGATTGCTCCAGTTGGGCAGATGACGGTCAAACCGCAACAATCTATTCTTTCACGGACCGCCGCAGGTGGTGGATATGGAGACCCGCTTGATCGGGAATGCGATCAGGTACTTCAAGACCTCGCCAGCGGACTACTCACTTTAGAGCGTGCTGAATCAATATACGGAGTTGTTGCGCGAGAGGGCGTGTTGGACGAACGCGCGACGGCAAAACTTCGCACTGTTAAGGGCTCGAACGAGAACGCTGGCAGCGACAAATCTACACCTGACAGATTGGCCGGTCCGATGGAGGCTACCGATGGCACTCTATGA
- a CDS encoding ABC transporter substrate-binding protein codes for MVVNQETMGSLNKSKTGTGMRAISRRQTLKASGSAGAVIAAAQLPGRAHANIEQTLRLVWPYDANSLDPLGMGVQRSTWTVSLHVYDRLLRYDLVKDESGRSVYNPSKLVGEFVASWHVVDDGKAVDFHIREHAQFHDGSPVTAEDVRWSIARAMRASAAAAGLFSATGIKSERQLQAVNERPFRLSLPTASRYIIPYAAIFNKNLGLKHVTEGDPWASEWLKTNSAGGGAYKVSSFRPEQVVLTLNENWRNGFKSLIGRMLFQSVPEATMRVALVERDAADAAMEIPPADSDAVAAWGKAQALAVAMPNQMEFLGLNSGSAPFNNTAVHQAVAWALPYDDICQKIYQGRGKKLYGSNTPPIGGEFPQLTVFNTIIEKAKSLLGGASGFTASLIYSTGKAGYFDQVALAVKENLSKIGIQVNIGRLPGSQFDERIAKRTFDVLVENRTSWFSMPDYWMRTYYTGTGTNILGNFQSTVLQDMLNKLRGDASESEYAARTKEMIELVLDEVPLIPTKSQDPQHPYTQSLVAAVPAFTPRADPDDSMNKASIIH; via the coding sequence ATGGTTGTGAACCAAGAGACGATGGGCTCATTAAATAAATCAAAAACGGGAACAGGGATGCGCGCAATTTCGAGGCGACAAACGCTGAAAGCTTCAGGTTCCGCTGGAGCAGTGATCGCGGCGGCTCAGCTCCCCGGACGCGCTCATGCAAATATCGAGCAAACGCTGAGGCTGGTCTGGCCGTATGATGCCAACTCCTTGGATCCTCTAGGGATGGGCGTTCAACGATCAACATGGACTGTCAGCCTGCACGTCTACGACCGGCTTCTCCGCTATGATTTGGTCAAAGATGAAAGCGGGCGTTCCGTATACAATCCCTCGAAACTTGTTGGGGAGTTCGTGGCTAGCTGGCACGTCGTCGATGACGGGAAAGCTGTCGATTTCCATATTCGTGAGCACGCGCAATTCCACGATGGCAGCCCGGTCACAGCCGAAGACGTCCGCTGGTCAATCGCCCGAGCCATGAGGGCCTCTGCTGCTGCGGCAGGTCTCTTCTCTGCCACAGGAATCAAAAGTGAAAGGCAGCTTCAAGCTGTGAATGAGCGGCCATTCCGTCTGTCGCTGCCTACCGCTAGCAGATATATCATCCCCTACGCGGCGATCTTCAACAAAAATTTGGGTCTTAAACATGTGACCGAAGGTGACCCCTGGGCATCCGAATGGCTTAAGACCAATAGCGCAGGCGGTGGCGCATATAAGGTTAGCAGCTTTCGCCCAGAGCAAGTTGTGCTCACGCTGAACGAGAACTGGCGCAACGGCTTTAAATCCTTGATTGGGCGGATGTTGTTCCAATCGGTGCCAGAAGCGACAATGCGAGTAGCTCTTGTTGAACGTGATGCTGCAGACGCAGCTATGGAAATCCCGCCTGCAGACTCCGATGCAGTTGCGGCATGGGGCAAGGCGCAAGCGTTGGCTGTCGCCATGCCCAACCAAATGGAATTTCTTGGGTTAAACTCAGGCTCGGCTCCATTCAACAATACCGCAGTCCACCAGGCAGTTGCCTGGGCGCTGCCATATGACGACATTTGCCAGAAAATATACCAAGGCCGTGGAAAGAAGCTCTATGGATCCAACACCCCGCCCATCGGTGGAGAGTTTCCGCAACTCACAGTATTCAATACCATTATTGAGAAGGCGAAAAGCCTCTTGGGTGGTGCAAGTGGATTTACAGCATCGCTGATCTACTCGACCGGTAAGGCAGGCTACTTCGACCAAGTGGCGCTGGCAGTGAAAGAGAACCTGTCCAAAATCGGGATACAGGTCAATATTGGGCGCCTACCTGGCTCCCAATTCGATGAGCGTATCGCAAAGCGGACTTTTGACGTGCTTGTGGAGAATAGAACCTCCTGGTTCAGCATGCCAGATTATTGGATGCGCACCTATTACACCGGGACCGGGACAAATATTCTCGGTAACTTTCAAAGTACCGTACTTCAGGACATGTTGAACAAACTACGGGGTGACGCGAGCGAGTCCGAGTACGCAGCGCGCACTAAGGAAATGATCGAACTAGTCTTGGACGAGGTGCCGCTCATCCCCACTAAGTCCCAGGATCCGCAACATCCCTACACACAGTCCTTGGTGGCAGCGGTCCCGGCATTCACACCCCGGGCCGATCCCGACGACTCAATGAACAAGGCAAGCATCATCCACTAA
- a CDS encoding hydantoinase/oxoprolinase family protein, protein MWLACDTGGTFTDLVVESNGVWQSFKSPTVAADPVRGVLDVLDVAATGSGRSLKDFLSEAEVLVHATTHAINAVLTGNVAKTALLVTEGHRDILTLREGGRPDPFDHRTRYPKSFISRDLVFPIRERIDSDGSIFKALDEDQAIRVIHRLKEKKIEALAVCLLWSVANAQHELRVAELVRQHLPDVPFTLSHQINPTPREFRRAVSAAIDASLKPMMLNYFGGLVSRLADAGFKGKVLVVTSQGGVMEAADVVDAPINLVNSGPSMAPIAAQAYVSMDDDTRDIIVADTGGTTFDVSVVRSGRIPLTRELWIGQPILGLPTGYPSIDVRSVGTGGGSLARIDAGGMLHVGPQSAGARPGPACYGHGGLEPTVTDAALVLGYIDPDFFLGGRMRLDLKAAERAMASINGDATSIESTAASIIALATENMTQAIFDITVKQGVDPSKAVMVGGGGAAGLNAVFIARRLKCARLIIPETGATLSAAGAQISDLKGDYRASAFMSTERFDTAAADRILDSLEVQCQKFAERSGALPEKTRLNFTVEARYAEQAWEIEVGLPRTRFSSEGSLQGFLQAFHDEHRRLYGFADPDSAVEIVGWRASIACELRDTRPVRLKKDNAARHRSVTRKITLPDLTSYEAGAYDWNSLPIGKYHRGPAIVESAFTTVVVDDADFHVNASGSLVINL, encoded by the coding sequence ATGTGGCTAGCATGTGACACCGGCGGAACATTCACTGACCTTGTGGTCGAGTCAAACGGTGTTTGGCAGTCGTTCAAATCACCGACAGTCGCGGCAGATCCCGTGAGAGGAGTGCTCGATGTGCTGGACGTGGCGGCGACGGGATCCGGACGCTCGCTTAAGGATTTTCTTTCTGAAGCTGAGGTATTGGTTCACGCCACCACCCATGCGATCAATGCTGTGCTCACAGGCAACGTCGCTAAAACGGCGTTGCTCGTCACGGAAGGCCACCGCGACATTTTGACTTTGCGGGAGGGCGGCCGACCAGATCCCTTCGACCATCGTACTCGCTACCCTAAATCGTTCATCTCCCGTGACTTGGTATTTCCTATCCGAGAGCGTATCGATTCTGATGGATCGATCTTTAAAGCATTGGACGAAGATCAGGCCATCAGGGTAATTCATCGCCTCAAAGAGAAGAAGATCGAAGCATTAGCAGTTTGCCTGCTTTGGTCAGTCGCGAATGCTCAACACGAGCTACGCGTTGCAGAGCTCGTCCGCCAACATTTGCCAGACGTCCCATTCACACTCTCGCACCAGATCAACCCGACGCCACGGGAATTTCGTCGGGCTGTCTCCGCTGCAATTGACGCATCATTGAAGCCAATGATGCTCAACTACTTCGGTGGGCTAGTTTCACGGCTTGCCGACGCGGGCTTCAAGGGAAAGGTTCTTGTTGTCACGTCGCAGGGGGGTGTCATGGAGGCGGCTGATGTAGTCGATGCCCCGATCAATCTGGTCAATTCCGGACCATCGATGGCCCCAATTGCCGCGCAAGCATACGTCAGCATGGATGACGACACAAGGGATATCATCGTGGCAGATACCGGAGGGACGACATTCGATGTCAGTGTGGTTCGCAGTGGGCGGATCCCCTTGACCCGTGAGCTGTGGATCGGCCAACCAATTCTAGGCCTCCCTACCGGATATCCTTCCATCGACGTCAGAAGCGTAGGAACCGGAGGCGGCAGCCTTGCGAGGATAGACGCCGGAGGCATGCTTCACGTGGGTCCTCAAAGCGCTGGCGCGAGGCCCGGCCCCGCGTGCTATGGACACGGCGGCCTTGAACCCACGGTGACCGACGCTGCCCTCGTCTTGGGTTACATTGATCCAGACTTTTTCCTTGGTGGTAGGATGCGGCTCGACCTGAAAGCGGCAGAACGGGCCATGGCGAGCATCAATGGTGACGCGACTTCCATAGAATCAACAGCCGCATCCATCATCGCCTTGGCTACCGAAAACATGACTCAAGCCATCTTTGATATAACTGTGAAACAGGGTGTAGATCCGTCGAAAGCGGTTATGGTGGGCGGTGGCGGAGCGGCCGGTCTCAATGCGGTATTTATTGCGCGTCGCTTGAAATGCGCTCGACTCATAATTCCTGAAACCGGAGCAACCTTGAGCGCCGCCGGCGCGCAAATCTCGGACTTGAAGGGCGACTATCGGGCAAGCGCGTTCATGAGCACCGAGCGGTTCGACACCGCGGCTGCAGATAGGATCCTCGATTCCCTTGAGGTCCAGTGCCAAAAATTTGCGGAGCGTTCAGGCGCTCTTCCAGAAAAGACACGTTTAAATTTCACGGTTGAAGCAAGGTACGCGGAGCAGGCTTGGGAAATCGAGGTGGGCTTACCGAGGACACGGTTTTCTAGCGAAGGGTCCCTTCAGGGATTTTTGCAGGCGTTCCACGATGAACACAGGCGTCTGTACGGTTTCGCCGACCCAGACAGTGCAGTAGAAATTGTTGGGTGGAGAGCATCAATCGCTTGCGAACTTCGTGATACTCGACCAGTTCGACTTAAGAAGGACAACGCTGCGCGCCACCGCTCAGTGACGCGCAAAATCACTCTCCCGGATCTAACGTCATACGAAGCCGGTGCCTACGATTGGAATTCCCTTCCAATAGGGAAGTACCACCGAGGTCCAGCAATCGTGGAATCAGCATTTACGACGGTCGTCGTCGACGATGCGGACTTCCACGTCAATGCCTCCGGCAGCCTCGTCATCAATTTATAG
- a CDS encoding gamma-glutamyltransferase gives MAFGVMGGGYQPFGHVHLLTNMIDFGRDPQQAIDAARAFYNHDVVEAARGVGAGPVEGLRQVAEPHYPLGGGQAVLIDWEKGTLTGASDPRRTDSRSDICTRLLDVANVSKHSREPRSEKKTPANRLSPALKTCWRSWRETGHHFRMAVCAT, from the coding sequence ATGGCCTTCGGCGTCATGGGCGGTGGCTACCAGCCCTTCGGCCATGTCCATCTGCTGACCAACATGATCGACTTCGGCAGGGATCCGCAGCAAGCGATCGATGCCGCTCGCGCGTTTTACAACCACGATGTCGTGGAGGCCGCGCGAGGCGTTGGCGCTGGCCCGGTCGAAGGCTTGCGCCAAGTGGCGGAGCCGCATTACCCATTGGGCGGCGGGCAGGCGGTGCTCATTGATTGGGAGAAGGGAACGCTGACCGGTGCTTCCGACCCGCGCAGGACGGACTCGCGCTCAGATATTTGCACTCGTTTGCTGGACGTGGCCAATGTTTCGAAACATAGTCGGGAACCACGATCGGAAAAGAAAACACCGGCCAACCGTCTTTCTCCGGCACTGAAGACGTGCTGGCGATCCTGGCGCGAGACCGGACATCACTTTCGCATGGCGGTCTGCGCCACTTGA
- a CDS encoding M81 family metallopeptidase, whose protein sequence is MKRIAVGRLFHESHGYAPATAAADITVVRGETVIEAAQGNGTTLGGIVDALIERAHIEILPISDSMVAPSGAIDHGFYVEQRQFWGEELKKLAPDAIVLDLHGSMSTTELEDAEGDFLSYIRGAIGGNAVIGVGLDLHANITPQMLKAADICIACKNNPHDDYYDNGKKVVRLVFDVLEGRLRPVYTLAKTRMIAPGRLETHLSPLKGMHARARAIEKSETPVVDLSIYNAYRFADLTDMGQAAVILSNGPYARAKAIVEAYAQEFWDLRECFKDETVTIAEALDATAKDKSGITKALADLGDRTLAGAPGDSTLILQAALKHPAKLRGAMTVNDPETVAQAHAAGVGAKIKMRLGGKMTPLYLPFEVEGVVKMLNNRDIKLIGPSFAKESASMGKTALIEIDNRFLVIATSKPGFIVDRAIFESHDIKIIEQDFIVMKSQFHFNRNFEGVAATIYVASAGLSYFVPGAFPKKRARVWPDTNVGDAPIIATQVVERLAV, encoded by the coding sequence ATGAAGCGCATAGCAGTCGGACGCTTGTTTCATGAATCGCACGGATATGCTCCTGCGACAGCGGCCGCAGATATCACGGTCGTTCGCGGCGAGACTGTGATTGAGGCGGCCCAGGGAAATGGCACCACGCTCGGCGGGATTGTCGACGCCCTGATTGAACGCGCTCATATTGAAATCCTTCCCATTTCAGATTCGATGGTCGCCCCGAGCGGCGCCATCGATCATGGTTTCTATGTTGAGCAACGCCAGTTCTGGGGCGAGGAACTCAAGAAGCTCGCGCCCGATGCGATTGTCCTCGACCTGCATGGGTCGATGTCCACGACTGAGTTGGAAGATGCCGAAGGTGATTTCCTCTCCTACATTCGCGGCGCGATCGGCGGAAACGCAGTCATCGGAGTAGGTCTCGACCTTCATGCCAATATAACGCCGCAGATGCTGAAGGCAGCCGACATCTGCATCGCTTGCAAGAACAATCCCCATGACGATTACTACGATAATGGGAAGAAGGTCGTCAGATTGGTCTTCGATGTGCTCGAAGGCCGTCTGCGCCCGGTCTATACCTTGGCGAAAACCCGAATGATTGCCCCAGGCAGGCTCGAAACTCATCTCAGCCCACTTAAGGGAATGCACGCACGCGCCCGTGCGATCGAGAAGTCGGAAACGCCAGTGGTGGACCTTAGCATCTACAACGCCTACCGCTTTGCGGATCTAACGGACATGGGTCAGGCCGCTGTGATCTTGAGCAACGGGCCATATGCGCGAGCCAAGGCGATCGTGGAGGCTTACGCCCAGGAGTTCTGGGATCTGCGAGAGTGCTTCAAGGATGAAACTGTGACTATCGCAGAGGCCCTAGATGCCACTGCGAAGGACAAGAGCGGCATCACCAAGGCGCTTGCCGATCTTGGCGACCGGACGCTGGCCGGCGCGCCGGGCGACAGCACCTTGATCCTGCAGGCCGCACTAAAGCATCCTGCGAAGCTCCGGGGCGCGATGACAGTCAATGATCCGGAAACCGTCGCTCAGGCACATGCCGCAGGAGTCGGTGCGAAAATCAAGATGCGTCTCGGCGGCAAGATGACCCCACTATATCTGCCCTTCGAGGTCGAAGGCGTGGTCAAGATGCTCAACAATAGGGATATTAAACTCATTGGACCCAGTTTTGCCAAGGAATCCGCTTCCATGGGAAAGACGGCCCTTATCGAGATTGACAACCGTTTCCTTGTGATTGCCACTTCAAAGCCAGGATTCATCGTTGATCGGGCCATTTTCGAATCCCACGACATCAAGATTATCGAGCAGGACTTTATCGTGATGAAGTCGCAGTTCCACTTCAATCGCAATTTCGAGGGCGTTGCAGCGACTATCTATGTTGCAAGCGCGGGTCTCTCCTATTTCGTCCCAGGTGCTTTCCCGAAAAAACGCGCACGGGTCTGGCCGGATACCAATGTGGGCGACGCGCCTATTATCGCGACTCAAGTAGTGGAGCGTTTAGCCGTATAA
- a CDS encoding transposase, producing the protein MRRLGLPHTRLANASCGTIRLKLLKIGAQVRVSVHRIKVAMASACPYAQRVRAGSRPNTCHGSVTPPDPNPSHKRQRIHC; encoded by the coding sequence TTGCGTCGCCTCGGTCTTCCCCATACCCGGCTCGCCAACGCCAGCTGCGGCACGATCAGATTGAAACTGCTGAAGATCGGCGCACAGGTGCGCGTCTCGGTTCATCGCATCAAGGTGGCGATGGCCTCAGCGTGTCCCTATGCCCAAAGAGTTCGCGCTGGCTCACGCCCGAATACGTGCCACGGCTCTGTGACGCCGCCCGACCCGAACCCTTCTCACAAACGACAGAGGATACATTGCTGA
- a CDS encoding SDR family oxidoreductase, which translates to MSGVSDDHRVLVTAGANGIGLAIAKVFLRSGAQVYVCDIDPDALERASREYPSLKTCRADISSVSDVDELARIIEGELGGIDTLVNNAGIGGPSKFVEDLSDDDWAGVFAVNVTGTFNVVRRFVPKMKEQKKGSIINISTTSTRTGLPKRTPYVVSKFAIEGLTKNLTRELGPFNIRCNTISPGSIENERGRMLMQKRAESHGIPYEEALQQRLSFISMRTKINPTEIGEMALFLSSEGAKHVTGQCVSVCGNVEWED; encoded by the coding sequence TTGTCAGGCGTTTCAGACGACCATCGTGTGCTCGTAACTGCGGGCGCGAACGGAATTGGCTTGGCAATCGCCAAGGTGTTCCTGAGATCAGGTGCCCAAGTTTACGTTTGCGATATTGATCCCGATGCGCTCGAGAGAGCATCTCGCGAATATCCTAGCCTGAAGACCTGCCGCGCCGATATCTCGTCCGTGTCAGACGTCGACGAGCTAGCTCGCATCATCGAAGGCGAATTGGGCGGCATCGACACACTCGTAAACAATGCAGGAATCGGAGGACCGAGCAAGTTCGTCGAGGACCTCAGCGATGACGACTGGGCTGGCGTGTTTGCTGTCAACGTCACAGGCACCTTCAACGTCGTGCGACGCTTCGTGCCTAAAATGAAGGAACAAAAGAAGGGGTCAATCATCAACATCAGCACGACATCCACCCGGACAGGGTTGCCGAAACGAACCCCATACGTCGTCTCAAAGTTCGCGATCGAAGGCCTGACGAAGAACCTGACCCGCGAGCTCGGTCCTTTCAACATTCGTTGCAACACGATCTCGCCAGGATCGATCGAGAACGAGCGGGGGCGCATGCTCATGCAGAAGCGAGCCGAGAGCCACGGAATCCCCTACGAGGAGGCCTTACAGCAGAGACTCTCCTTTATCTCCATGAGAACAAAGATAAATCCGACTGAGATCGGGGAGATGGCTCTCTTCCTATCCTCGGAAGGAGCCAAACATGTCACCGGACAATGCGTAAGCGTCTGTGGCAACGTCGAGTGGGAAGACTAA
- a CDS encoding GntR family transcriptional regulator, which yields MVKFNVKPKQPKIGVAEAVDPLPKHSSLGDAAYRSLKQSIVSGAFPIGEKLTIRAIAAALETSTTPARDAVNRLLAEGALVNEGPKTVVIPPLTELAMDELLHSRLALEGMAAERAAPHLTSADCKTLAKLQTTINENLDSKHFKDVLNANWHFHFLIYNRSGWERVVQMIDSLWLRAGPSMHGLYPEFAESKKGVRHHYAIIAAAEKRDPKALRFAVEADIRDGCTQILVSLQRSLRLASVP from the coding sequence ATGGTGAAATTCAATGTCAAACCCAAGCAGCCCAAGATAGGAGTGGCGGAGGCTGTGGATCCACTACCAAAACACAGTAGCCTGGGAGATGCCGCCTATCGCAGCTTGAAGCAGAGTATTGTTAGTGGAGCTTTTCCGATTGGAGAAAAGTTGACTATCCGTGCGATTGCGGCGGCCTTGGAGACGAGTACCACACCAGCGCGCGACGCCGTAAATCGGCTCCTGGCGGAAGGCGCTCTTGTAAATGAAGGCCCGAAGACTGTTGTCATTCCCCCTTTGACCGAATTGGCCATGGACGAACTATTACATTCTCGATTGGCCCTAGAAGGAATGGCAGCGGAGAGGGCAGCGCCTCATCTAACATCTGCTGATTGCAAGACACTAGCTAAACTACAGACCACAATCAACGAAAACCTCGACAGCAAGCATTTCAAAGACGTTTTGAATGCCAATTGGCACTTTCACTTTCTGATTTACAATCGATCTGGATGGGAGCGGGTCGTGCAGATGATTGATAGTCTATGGCTGAGAGCCGGGCCGTCAATGCACGGCCTTTATCCCGAATTCGCCGAAAGTAAGAAAGGTGTGCGTCACCACTACGCTATCATTGCGGCGGCGGAAAAAAGGGATCCGAAGGCTTTGCGGTTTGCGGTGGAGGCCGATATTCGAGATGGATGTACTCAGATCCTTGTGTCACTGCAGCGGTCACTGAGACTTGCTTCGGTCCCCTGA